From the Mahella australiensis 50-1 BON genome, the window TCCAATTTAAACAAGGATGAATCTGCCGTCAAAGACAAAGTAGGTATAGCGCCTATCCCGAAAGGACCTAAAGGCGATGCTACGGGTAAGGCCACCCTTGGAGGATGGAATCTTTCTATAAATAAAAATTCAAAAAACAAAGATGCAGCATGGAAATTTATAGAATTTATGACCGGTGAAGAGGGGCAAAAAATACAATCGGTGGAAGGCGGTTACCTGCCTACACGGCAAAGCTTGTATAAAGATCCGGATGTTATAAAGGCCAATCCTCATTTTGAAAGCATGTATGACGTGCTGGTCAATGCTCTGCCGAGGCCGGTATCGCCCTTCTATCCCAAGATATCTGAGTCAATTCAGATAAATACTCATAAGTTCCTTATGGGAGAAATCGATGCAAAGACGGCTGTAGAAAATATGGCTAAAGAAATCCAAGATACCATGGCGCAATAAATAGGAGTTTAACTGGCAATCGGCCGAGTAATCGGCCGATTGCATTATAATTAAAGGAGGTTTACATTATGCAAAGACATCGTGGAATAAGAAGCACCGGTATACCGGAAGATGTTTTGGGCTATTTAATGGTAGCGCCGGCCCTTTTATGTATATTGATGATAGCGATATATCCGGTCTTCAGAACATTTTCGTTAAGCATGACCAATATGAAGATGCAGTTTCCCGATATGGCTAAATATATAGGATTGAATAACTATGCAAAGCTATTGCAGGATAGCAGATTCTGGAGCGCTACGTATAATACATTGTTCTTTACCGTCGTGTCAGTAGCGATGGAATTGGTTATAGGATTCGCAATGGCTTTGATTATGAATATGCCGTTTAAGGGAAGAGGGCTCGTGCGTGCAGCCGTATTGGTGCCTTGGGCTATACCTACAACAGTATCGGCCACTATGTGGAAATTTATGTATCATGACCAGTTTGGCGTTATAAATGATATATTATTAAGGATGGGGTTTATAGATCAATATAGATCGTGGCTTGGCAGCACATCGTCGGCTCTTTGGTGCGCTATAATAGCCGATGTATGGAAAACAGCACCATTTATGGGGCTTCTTTTATTGGCCGGTCTTCAAACCATACCAGGGGAATTATATGAAGCGGCCACCGTTGACGGTGCAACCCGGATAAAACAATTTTTTAGCGTAACTCTGCCGCTTATTATGCCAACTATGCTTGTAGCGCTTATATTCCGTACTTTAGATGCTTTCCGTGTATTCGACCTTATATTTGTATTGACCGGGGGAGGACCTGGTAATAGCACTGAGACGCTTTCAATGTATGCCTATACCACTCTG encodes:
- a CDS encoding carbohydrate ABC transporter permease — encoded protein: MQRHRGIRSTGIPEDVLGYLMVAPALLCILMIAIYPVFRTFSLSMTNMKMQFPDMAKYIGLNNYAKLLQDSRFWSATYNTLFFTVVSVAMELVIGFAMALIMNMPFKGRGLVRAAVLVPWAIPTTVSATMWKFMYHDQFGVINDILLRMGFIDQYRSWLGSTSSALWCAIIADVWKTAPFMGLLLLAGLQTIPGELYEAATVDGATRIKQFFSVTLPLIMPTMLVALIFRTLDAFRVFDLIFVLTGGGPGNSTETLSMYAYTTLFRNLDFGLGSAIAVLIFIFVFLISLVYINLLSRQND